The following are encoded together in the Clostridium sp. 'White wine YQ' genome:
- a CDS encoding MerR family transcriptional regulator encodes MSYSIKEVSQKFNISPYTLRYYEKEGLIPSVKRNESGRRLYTEDDLGWIQTIDCMRATGMSIAYIKKYADLCAQGEDTISERRKIILDQKKVIEEQLKKYNELLNLVDLKLDYYDEKITRDELKQILNKKTNSYLLKDKSYLESLTLDGLFIIFLRLYFWHYSIYFK; translated from the coding sequence ATGAGTTACTCAATAAAAGAAGTGTCCCAAAAGTTCAATATATCACCTTATACATTAAGGTACTACGAAAAGGAAGGGTTAATCCCATCAGTTAAACGCAATGAGAGTGGTAGAAGATTATATACAGAGGATGATTTAGGATGGATTCAAACTATAGATTGCATGAGAGCAACAGGAATGTCTATTGCTTATATAAAAAAATATGCTGATCTTTGTGCTCAAGGTGAGGATACTATATCAGAAAGACGCAAGATAATACTTGATCAAAAAAAGGTAATAGAAGAACAATTAAAAAAGTATAATGAACTTCTTAATTTAGTAGACTTGAAGTTAGATTATTATGATGAGAAAATCACTAGGGATGAATTGAAACAGATTTTAAATAAAAAAACAAATAGTTATTTATTAAAAGATAAAAGCTATCTAGAATCATTAACTCTAGATGGCCTTTTCATTATCTTTTTAAGGCTGTACTTTTGGCATTATTCTATATATTTCAAGTAG
- a CDS encoding oxidoreductase, whose product MDKTIQSPIHSEYNFYTTAKEVISGITLQGKVAIVTGGYSGIGLETAKILAEAGAKVIVPARRIEKAKEAVKGIENIKLETLDLMDPNSIDAFAERFLASRENLDILINSAGIMAPPLMRDKRGYESQFATNHLGHFHLTAKLWPALKKAGNARVIAVSSRAQRLGGVNFEDPNFQITEYDKWKAYAQSKSANVLFAVELDRLGKEYGVRTFAVHPGLIPTTDLGRFSEDKKVAPRQIENSNKKPDENKNADAFKNIEQGAATSIWCATNPNLEGMGGVYCEDCDIAEAVPADSLKGNGVRPWAIDSELAKKLWKLSENLTGVKFNI is encoded by the coding sequence ATGGATAAAACCATTCAATCACCAATACACTCCGAGTATAACTTTTATACAACTGCAAAAGAAGTTATAAGCGGAATAACCTTGCAAGGTAAGGTTGCTATTGTTACAGGAGGATACTCCGGTATTGGGTTAGAAACAGCTAAAATCTTAGCGGAAGCCGGGGCTAAAGTTATAGTCCCTGCAAGAAGAATTGAAAAAGCTAAAGAAGCAGTAAAAGGGATTGAAAATATTAAACTAGAAACCTTAGATCTTATGGACCCTAATTCTATTGATGCCTTTGCTGAAAGATTTTTAGCCTCTAGAGAAAATTTAGATATTCTAATAAACAGTGCAGGAATAATGGCACCTCCACTAATGAGAGATAAAAGAGGATACGAGTCTCAATTTGCCACTAATCATCTTGGACACTTTCATCTAACTGCTAAACTTTGGCCAGCTTTGAAGAAAGCTGGAAATGCAAGAGTTATTGCTGTATCGTCTAGAGCTCAACGCTTAGGAGGGGTTAATTTCGAAGATCCAAACTTTCAAATTACCGAATATGATAAATGGAAGGCTTATGCTCAATCTAAATCAGCAAATGTACTTTTTGCTGTAGAGCTTGATAGACTAGGTAAAGAGTATGGAGTAAGAACATTTGCAGTCCATCCTGGATTAATTCCAACTACTGATTTAGGACGATTTTCTGAAGACAAGAAAGTTGCTCCAAGACAAATAGAAAATAGCAACAAAAAACCTGATGAAAATAAAAATGCTGATGCGTTTAAAAATATTGAGCAAGGAGCAGCCACCAGTATTTGGTGTGCAACTAATCCTAATCTTGAAGGAATGGGCGGAGTTTACTGTGAAGACTGCGATATAGCCGAAGCTGTTCCAGCGGATAGCTTGAAAGGAAATGGGGTACGTCCATGGGCTATAGATTCTGAACTAGCTAAAAAGTTATGGAAGCTTAGTGAAAATCTTACTGGTGTTAAATTTAACATATAA
- a CDS encoding HAD family hydrolase — protein sequence MKLDSIIFDLDGTIWDSTESIIDCWNRTLDKYDEVTNKLTIEDMKGIMGLTVEDVGKKLFPYLDNNKRTEIMEDCCKRECEHLEENGAILYDKVEEILEKLSKKYNLFIVSNCQCGYIEAFYKYHGLEKYFKDHESSGNTGLNKGENIKLIMERNNLKEPVYVGDTEGDLKATKVAGIPFVYARYGFGDVEEYDYVIDSFQDLLMFI from the coding sequence ATGAAATTAGATAGCATTATCTTTGATTTGGATGGAACCATATGGGACTCTACAGAAAGTATTATAGATTGTTGGAATAGAACTTTAGATAAATATGATGAGGTAACAAACAAATTAACTATTGAGGATATGAAAGGCATAATGGGATTAACTGTAGAAGATGTGGGGAAAAAGCTATTTCCATACCTTGATAATAATAAGAGGACTGAAATAATGGAAGATTGCTGCAAAAGAGAATGTGAGCATTTGGAGGAGAATGGAGCAATCTTATATGATAAAGTAGAGGAAATATTAGAAAAGTTATCAAAGAAGTATAATTTGTTTATTGTAAGCAATTGTCAATGTGGATATATTGAAGCATTCTATAAATATCATGGCCTTGAGAAGTACTTTAAGGATCATGAGAGTTCAGGCAACACTGGTTTAAATAAAGGGGAAAACATTAAATTAATAATGGAAAGAAATAATTTAAAAGAGCCAGTATATGTTGGAGATACTGAAGGAGACTTAAAGGCAACAAAAGTTGCAGGGATTCCTTTTGTTTATGCAAGGTATGGTTTTGGGGACGTTGAAGAATACGATTATGTTATTGATAGTTTTCAGGATTTATTAATGTTTATATAA
- a CDS encoding EFR1 family ferrodoxin (N-terminal region resembles flavodoxins. C-terminal ferrodoxin region binds two 4Fe-4S clusters.): protein MKILYFTASGNNLYVAKRIGDEYYSIPKLMKEGKFDFEDEKIGIVFPVYSGGVPKIVEKFLSKAKLKSSYIFGVATYGMYAGSASRHLFEIGKRNGIEFSYIDELLMVDNYLPGFDMEKQKQKEPKKNIEENLNRIIKDINEGKTYVKKHSIIAEGVRKLTKNLTSDNEFQKNFIVESSCNGCKTCEKVCPVDNIKVNGKPVFNNNCQQCLACAHNCPQRAIRLKKEKGTARFINQNVTLKEIINANN from the coding sequence ATGAAAATATTATATTTTACAGCATCAGGAAATAACTTATATGTAGCAAAGAGAATAGGAGATGAGTATTATTCTATTCCAAAGTTAATGAAGGAAGGAAAATTTGACTTCGAAGACGAAAAGATAGGTATAGTTTTTCCAGTTTATAGTGGTGGAGTACCTAAAATTGTAGAAAAGTTTTTAAGTAAAGCTAAATTAAAAAGTAGTTACATTTTTGGAGTAGCTACTTATGGAATGTATGCAGGATCAGCATCAAGACATTTATTTGAAATTGGCAAAAGAAATGGAATAGAATTTTCATATATTGATGAACTACTAATGGTTGATAATTATCTTCCTGGATTTGATATGGAGAAACAAAAACAGAAGGAGCCTAAGAAGAATATAGAAGAAAATTTAAATAGAATAATTAAAGATATTAATGAAGGAAAAACGTATGTAAAAAAACATTCTATTATAGCTGAAGGGGTTAGAAAATTAACTAAGAACTTGACTAGCGATAACGAATTTCAAAAGAATTTTATTGTAGAAAGTAGTTGTAATGGGTGTAAAACCTGTGAAAAGGTATGTCCTGTAGATAATATTAAAGTAAATGGAAAGCCTGTATTTAATAATAATTGCCAGCAATGCTTAGCTTGTGCACATAATTGTCCACAAAGAGCCATAAGACTTAAAAAGGAAAAAGGTACAGCAAGATTTATTAATCAAAATGTCACTCTAAAAGAAATAATAAATGCAAATAATTAG